A genomic segment from Dendropsophus ebraccatus isolate aDenEbr1 chromosome 7, aDenEbr1.pat, whole genome shotgun sequence encodes:
- the CTSO gene encoding cathepsin O isoform X1, which translates to MYHRLHDNHHQRKLCSCHQPSVCFHPRILSQEGIRSGKTLQAEDDPGDQQRSPYHDSNSHVSVTGIPLWSYTSAHNYTFLRFMETLGKKYPSGSQLSKDRYQTFLKSLERHRILNADTNETNGAYYGINQFSDLSVEEFTNTYLRSYPPKKLDYYVPNKKGGNSLPSRFDWRDKHLVTEVKNQLECGACWAFSIVGAIESAHAIKGNPLEDLSVQQVIDCSYLDGGCNGGSTDSALKWLYQSHTKLVRSSEYPFKARTGICHYFSPTVYGVSIKGYKAYDFSDYEKEMMNLLISIGPLAVIVDAVSWQDYLGGIIQHHCSSGHSNHAVLVVGYDNSGDIPYWIVKNSWGTSWGVDGYVHVKMGQNLCGIADFVTFPVL; encoded by the exons ATGTACCATCGTCTGCATGATAATCATCATCAGAGGAAGTTGTGTTCATGCCACCAACCCAGCGTCTGCTTCCATCCAAGGATACTGAGTCAGGAAGGAATAAGGTCAGGAAAAACGTTGCAGGCAGAAGATGACCCTG GAGACCAGCAGCGCTCACCGTACCATGACAGCaacagccatgtctcagtcaccgGGATCCCTCTCTGGTCCTATACATCTGCTCACAATTACACATTTCTACGCTTCATGGAGACATTGGGAAAGAAATACCCGTCTGGCAGTCAGCTTTCTAAGGACAGATACCAAACCTTCCTG aaAAGCCTGGAGAGACATAGGATTCTGAATGCTGATACCAATGAAACCAATGGTGCATATTATGGAATTAATCAGTTTTCTGATCTGTCAGTTGAAGAATTTACCA ataccTACTTGAGGAGTTACCCTCCAAAGAAGCTCGATTATTATGTGCCTAATAAGAAAGGAGGAAATAGTTTACCTTCCCGCTTTGATTGGAGAGATAAACACCTGGTGACAGAAGTGAAGAATCAGCTAGAG tgTGGTGCCTGTTGGGCCTTCAGTATAGTTGGTGCCATAGAGTCTGCCCACGCCATCAAAGGAAACCCACTTGAGGACCTTAGTGTACAGCAGGTCATTGACTGTTCATACTTGGATGGAGGCTGCAATGGCGGATCCACAGACAGTGCTCTCAAATGGCTGTATCAG TCCCATACAAAACTTGTGAGGTcttcagagtatccctttaaagcaaGAACTGGAATATGTCATTATTTTTCTCCAACAGTATATGGAGTTTCTATAAAGGGATATAAAGCTTATGACTTTAG tgACTATGAAAAGGAAATGATGAACCTGTTGATAAGCATTGGCCCATTGGCAGTCATAGTTGATGCAGTGAGCTGGCAGGATTATCTGGGAGGTATAATTCAGCATCACTGTTCCAGTGGACATTCCAATCACGCCGTCCTAGTTGTTGGTTACGATAACTCAG gagATATTCCTTACTGGATAGTGAAGAATTCTTGGGGTACATCTTGGGGCGTAGATGGATATGTGCATGTTAAAATGGGACAGAATTTATGTG GAATAGCAGATTTTGTGACTTTCCCAGTGTTATGA
- the CTSO gene encoding cathepsin O isoform X3, with protein MTLKSLERHRILNADTNETNGAYYGINQFSDLSVEEFTNTYLRSYPPKKLDYYVPNKKGGNSLPSRFDWRDKHLVTEVKNQLECGACWAFSIVGAIESAHAIKGNPLEDLSVQQVIDCSYLDGGCNGGSTDSALKWLYQSHTKLVRSSEYPFKARTGICHYFSPTVYGVSIKGYKAYDFSDYEKEMMNLLISIGPLAVIVDAVSWQDYLGGIIQHHCSSGHSNHAVLVVGYDNSGDIPYWIVKNSWGTSWGVDGYVHVKMGQNLCGIADFVTFPVL; from the exons ATGACCCTG aaAAGCCTGGAGAGACATAGGATTCTGAATGCTGATACCAATGAAACCAATGGTGCATATTATGGAATTAATCAGTTTTCTGATCTGTCAGTTGAAGAATTTACCA ataccTACTTGAGGAGTTACCCTCCAAAGAAGCTCGATTATTATGTGCCTAATAAGAAAGGAGGAAATAGTTTACCTTCCCGCTTTGATTGGAGAGATAAACACCTGGTGACAGAAGTGAAGAATCAGCTAGAG tgTGGTGCCTGTTGGGCCTTCAGTATAGTTGGTGCCATAGAGTCTGCCCACGCCATCAAAGGAAACCCACTTGAGGACCTTAGTGTACAGCAGGTCATTGACTGTTCATACTTGGATGGAGGCTGCAATGGCGGATCCACAGACAGTGCTCTCAAATGGCTGTATCAG TCCCATACAAAACTTGTGAGGTcttcagagtatccctttaaagcaaGAACTGGAATATGTCATTATTTTTCTCCAACAGTATATGGAGTTTCTATAAAGGGATATAAAGCTTATGACTTTAG tgACTATGAAAAGGAAATGATGAACCTGTTGATAAGCATTGGCCCATTGGCAGTCATAGTTGATGCAGTGAGCTGGCAGGATTATCTGGGAGGTATAATTCAGCATCACTGTTCCAGTGGACATTCCAATCACGCCGTCCTAGTTGTTGGTTACGATAACTCAG gagATATTCCTTACTGGATAGTGAAGAATTCTTGGGGTACATCTTGGGGCGTAGATGGATATGTGCATGTTAAAATGGGACAGAATTTATGTG GAATAGCAGATTTTGTGACTTTCCCAGTGTTATGA
- the CTSO gene encoding cathepsin O isoform X2 → METLGKKYPSGSQLSKDRYQTFLKSLERHRILNADTNETNGAYYGINQFSDLSVEEFTNTYLRSYPPKKLDYYVPNKKGGNSLPSRFDWRDKHLVTEVKNQLECGACWAFSIVGAIESAHAIKGNPLEDLSVQQVIDCSYLDGGCNGGSTDSALKWLYQSHTKLVRSSEYPFKARTGICHYFSPTVYGVSIKGYKAYDFSDYEKEMMNLLISIGPLAVIVDAVSWQDYLGGIIQHHCSSGHSNHAVLVVGYDNSGDIPYWIVKNSWGTSWGVDGYVHVKMGQNLCGIADFVTFPVL, encoded by the exons ATGGAGACATTGGGAAAGAAATACCCGTCTGGCAGTCAGCTTTCTAAGGACAGATACCAAACCTTCCTG aaAAGCCTGGAGAGACATAGGATTCTGAATGCTGATACCAATGAAACCAATGGTGCATATTATGGAATTAATCAGTTTTCTGATCTGTCAGTTGAAGAATTTACCA ataccTACTTGAGGAGTTACCCTCCAAAGAAGCTCGATTATTATGTGCCTAATAAGAAAGGAGGAAATAGTTTACCTTCCCGCTTTGATTGGAGAGATAAACACCTGGTGACAGAAGTGAAGAATCAGCTAGAG tgTGGTGCCTGTTGGGCCTTCAGTATAGTTGGTGCCATAGAGTCTGCCCACGCCATCAAAGGAAACCCACTTGAGGACCTTAGTGTACAGCAGGTCATTGACTGTTCATACTTGGATGGAGGCTGCAATGGCGGATCCACAGACAGTGCTCTCAAATGGCTGTATCAG TCCCATACAAAACTTGTGAGGTcttcagagtatccctttaaagcaaGAACTGGAATATGTCATTATTTTTCTCCAACAGTATATGGAGTTTCTATAAAGGGATATAAAGCTTATGACTTTAG tgACTATGAAAAGGAAATGATGAACCTGTTGATAAGCATTGGCCCATTGGCAGTCATAGTTGATGCAGTGAGCTGGCAGGATTATCTGGGAGGTATAATTCAGCATCACTGTTCCAGTGGACATTCCAATCACGCCGTCCTAGTTGTTGGTTACGATAACTCAG gagATATTCCTTACTGGATAGTGAAGAATTCTTGGGGTACATCTTGGGGCGTAGATGGATATGTGCATGTTAAAATGGGACAGAATTTATGTG GAATAGCAGATTTTGTGACTTTCCCAGTGTTATGA